One window of the Nocardia huaxiensis genome contains the following:
- a CDS encoding TetR/AcrR family transcriptional regulator: MSEPRGRDAESSRGRYAGLSADERRRQRRERLREVAVEVLAEQGLAGLKVRALCARAGLNDRYFYESYADTDQLLHDVVDEQRAQILAELVAVIATEPADARVRLRAVVEAVVAAVADHPMRRRMFLEFQSTDELRRRRTELVDVSAGIMLDQGRELLGDEAVSGIHAELAARTISHGGLELLTEWLRGDLDVERSQLIDFMVAMILTASEITATVRREMTAAGEAAS; the protein is encoded by the coding sequence GTGTCGGAACCGCGTGGACGTGATGCTGAATCGAGCCGCGGGCGCTACGCCGGTCTGAGCGCCGACGAGCGCCGTAGACAGCGCCGGGAGCGCCTGCGCGAGGTCGCCGTCGAGGTGCTCGCCGAGCAGGGTCTGGCCGGACTCAAGGTGCGCGCCCTGTGTGCCCGCGCGGGTCTGAACGACCGCTACTTCTACGAGAGCTACGCCGACACCGACCAGCTGCTGCACGATGTGGTCGACGAGCAGCGCGCCCAGATCCTGGCCGAACTGGTCGCCGTCATCGCCACCGAACCCGCCGACGCCCGAGTCCGGCTGCGCGCGGTCGTCGAGGCCGTCGTGGCCGCGGTGGCCGACCACCCCATGCGCCGCCGCATGTTCCTCGAATTCCAGTCCACCGACGAATTGCGCCGCCGCCGAACCGAACTCGTCGACGTGTCGGCCGGGATCATGCTCGATCAGGGCCGCGAACTGCTCGGCGACGAGGCGGTCTCCGGTATCCATGCCGAACTGGCTGCCCGCACCATCTCGCACGGCGGCCTGGAACTGCTCACCGAATGGCTGCGCGGCGACCTGGATGTCGAACGCTCTCAACTCATCGACTTCATGGTCGCCATGATCCTGACCGCCTCCGAGATCACCGCCACCGTGCGCCGCGAGATGACGGCCGCAGGGGAGGCGGCGTCCTGA
- a CDS encoding oxygenase MpaB family protein, producing the protein MARTNELSDPGFFAEFPHNLGIRFLAPGEIRPTPEQRDGYRKYTQMGDPLADAVVEMFRRLPTGQGRRMFEIALERGIDAVPDAPAELKAFFAQVDSKPYWLDQDKLDHAARVSGRVGPWALTLVLSMMSLNGGYLASRADKVLIGTGNLSAENMAPRRVAETTVWWYDVTKPGGLGRFESGFKNSLRVRIMHAQVRAGMNRRPDWNYAEWDRPINQSLLVGTLLLFSWAVIIGCQVLGLQFSKKEKDSLYHLWRYVGHLLGVDPELVPAGEADAWKLMWLQADYEFLPDEDSRTLSQALVGATGEIYGITGNDLRSRLLRYAVIRYETSYGRIMLGTKNSDFLGMPRNRFFMAAVLATSALNAVAEVPRRLIPGATGVSERAGRRVTERLVQRVTRTNNPDRSYARHDRLAEKHVA; encoded by the coding sequence ATGGCGCGTACCAATGAGCTGTCCGACCCCGGGTTCTTCGCGGAATTCCCGCACAACCTGGGGATCAGGTTCCTCGCCCCGGGCGAGATCCGGCCCACTCCGGAACAGCGTGACGGCTACCGCAAGTACACCCAGATGGGCGATCCGCTGGCCGACGCCGTGGTCGAGATGTTCCGGCGGCTGCCCACGGGGCAGGGGCGGCGCATGTTCGAGATCGCTCTCGAACGCGGCATCGACGCGGTCCCGGACGCGCCCGCGGAGCTGAAAGCCTTTTTCGCACAAGTCGATTCGAAGCCGTACTGGCTGGATCAGGACAAGCTCGATCACGCCGCCCGCGTCTCGGGGCGCGTCGGGCCGTGGGCACTGACGCTGGTGCTGTCCATGATGTCGCTCAATGGCGGATACCTGGCCTCGCGGGCGGACAAGGTGCTGATCGGCACCGGCAATCTGTCGGCCGAGAACATGGCGCCGCGACGCGTCGCCGAAACCACCGTCTGGTGGTACGACGTCACCAAGCCCGGTGGGCTGGGGCGTTTCGAATCCGGGTTCAAGAACTCGCTGCGGGTGCGGATCATGCACGCACAGGTGCGGGCGGGAATGAACCGGCGGCCGGACTGGAACTATGCCGAGTGGGATCGGCCGATCAACCAGTCGCTGCTGGTGGGCACGCTGCTGCTGTTCTCGTGGGCCGTCATCATCGGCTGCCAGGTGCTCGGGTTGCAGTTCTCCAAGAAGGAGAAGGACTCGCTGTATCACCTGTGGCGGTATGTCGGCCATCTGCTCGGGGTCGACCCGGAACTGGTGCCCGCCGGCGAAGCCGACGCCTGGAAGCTCATGTGGCTGCAAGCCGATTACGAGTTCCTGCCCGACGAGGACTCCCGCACGCTGTCGCAGGCGCTGGTCGGGGCCACCGGCGAGATCTACGGGATCACCGGAAACGATCTGCGGTCGCGCCTGCTGCGCTACGCCGTCATCCGGTACGAGACCTCGTACGGCCGGATCATGCTGGGCACCAAGAACTCCGACTTCCTCGGCATGCCGCGCAACCGGTTCTTCATGGCGGCGGTGCTGGCGACCTCGGCACTCAACGCGGTGGCGGAAGTGCCGCGCCGGCTCATCCCGGGCGCCACCGGCGTCAGCGAGCGTGCGGGGCGACGGGTTACCGAACGGCTCGTGCAGCGAGTCACCCGGACCAACAATCCCGACCGCAGCTACGCCCGCCACGATCGGCTCGCCGAAAAGCACGTGGCCTGA
- a CDS encoding acyl-CoA synthetase, translating into MYLTQGLHRAVQQSPDRVAVIHGTRSRTFTELHDRVARFAGALRELGVREGDRVAIASLNSDRYHEYFFAVPWADAVLNPINIRWSPAEIAYSLEDSGTGVLLVDDAFAQAVPAIEQHYSGLRHVVFIGDGARPEGMLDYEELIAASTPVEDAHRGGYALAGLFYTGGTTGFPKGVMLTHNNLLTSALGAMSTGVLHTPGGRVLHAAPMFHLADYALWNAASLAGNTHVTVPMFEPKAVLAAIEQHGVTDTLLVPTMIQMLVDSPALAEHDTSGLRKMLYGGSPIAAAVLERAMKAFPNVRFTQAYGMTEVAPVATLLLPEDHILEGPGSERLTSGGRAAPHAEVRIVDESGREVPRGTVGEIIVRGAHVTPGYWNKPAETEAAVRDGWMHTGDGGRMDADGYVYVVDRIKDMIVTGGENVYSTEVENAIAKHPGVAAVAVIGLPDEQWGERVHAVVVPMPGSSPTAEEIRAHTKELIAGYKAPRTVDFAESLPISGAGKILKRDLRALYTSK; encoded by the coding sequence ATGTACTTGACCCAGGGGCTGCACCGTGCCGTGCAGCAGTCTCCCGACCGCGTCGCCGTCATCCACGGGACACGCAGCAGGACCTTCACCGAATTGCACGACCGGGTGGCGCGTTTCGCGGGCGCGCTACGGGAACTCGGTGTGCGCGAAGGCGATCGGGTCGCGATCGCCTCGCTGAACTCCGATCGGTATCACGAGTACTTCTTCGCGGTGCCGTGGGCGGACGCGGTGCTCAACCCCATCAATATTCGGTGGAGTCCCGCCGAAATCGCCTACTCCCTGGAGGATTCGGGGACCGGGGTGCTGCTCGTCGACGATGCGTTCGCGCAGGCGGTGCCGGCCATCGAACAGCATTACAGCGGACTGCGGCATGTGGTCTTCATCGGTGACGGGGCGCGGCCGGAGGGAATGCTCGACTACGAGGAGCTGATCGCGGCCTCGACGCCGGTGGAGGACGCCCATCGCGGGGGTTACGCGCTGGCGGGACTGTTCTATACGGGTGGCACCACGGGATTTCCCAAGGGCGTCATGCTCACCCACAACAATCTGCTCACCTCGGCGCTGGGGGCGATGTCGACCGGGGTGCTCCACACGCCGGGCGGGCGGGTGCTGCACGCCGCGCCCATGTTCCATCTCGCGGACTACGCGCTGTGGAATGCGGCGTCGCTGGCGGGCAATACGCACGTCACCGTGCCCATGTTCGAACCGAAGGCGGTGCTGGCGGCCATCGAGCAGCACGGGGTCACCGATACACTGTTGGTGCCCACCATGATTCAGATGCTGGTCGACAGTCCGGCGCTGGCCGAGCACGACACCTCGGGGCTGCGGAAGATGCTGTACGGCGGATCGCCCATCGCGGCAGCGGTTTTGGAGCGGGCCATGAAAGCCTTCCCGAACGTGCGATTCACGCAGGCGTACGGCATGACCGAGGTCGCGCCGGTGGCCACGCTGCTGCTGCCCGAGGACCACATTCTCGAGGGACCGGGGTCCGAGCGGCTCACCTCCGGTGGGCGGGCGGCGCCGCATGCCGAGGTGCGGATCGTCGATGAGTCCGGCCGGGAGGTACCGCGCGGGACGGTCGGCGAAATCATTGTGCGCGGTGCGCATGTCACGCCCGGCTACTGGAACAAGCCGGCCGAGACCGAGGCGGCCGTCCGCGACGGGTGGATGCACACCGGCGACGGCGGGCGCATGGACGCCGACGGGTACGTCTACGTGGTCGACCGGATCAAGGACATGATCGTCACCGGCGGGGAGAACGTGTACTCCACCGAGGTGGAGAACGCCATCGCCAAACATCCGGGGGTCGCGGCGGTCGCGGTGATCGGGCTGCCGGACGAGCAGTGGGGTGAGCGGGTGCACGCGGTCGTGGTGCCAATGCCGGGCAGCAGCCCGACCGCCGAGGAGATCCGGGCGCACACCAAGGAACTCATCGCCGGATACAAGGCCCCGCGCACGGTCGACTTCGCCGAATCGCTGCCGATTTCCGGGGCCGGCAAGATCTTGAAACGCGATCTACGCGCGCTCTACACATCGAAGTGA
- a CDS encoding NAD(P)H-dependent flavin oxidoreductase, which translates to MSLPPILTERLRLPAVASPMFIVSGPELVIAQCKAGVVGSFPSLNARPAAQFREWLVRINEELAKHDADNPEQPAAPYAVNLIVHKSNDRLEEDLATVVEFQVPIVITSLGARADVNEAVHSYGGIVLHDVINNVFARKAVERGADGLIAVAAGAGGHAGAQSPFALINEIRTWFDGPLLLSGSIGHGRSILAAQAAGADLAYIGSAFIPTDEANAVPGYKQMIVDSTAADIVYSSRFTGVHGNYLRPSIAAAGLDPDNLGDRDPSIMDFGTDESTGTEAKPWRDIWGSGHGIGTIDAVVPVADVVDRLAAEYAAAKARLQQL; encoded by the coding sequence ATGAGCCTGCCGCCCATCCTGACCGAACGACTGCGCCTGCCCGCGGTCGCCTCGCCCATGTTCATCGTGTCCGGGCCGGAACTGGTGATCGCGCAGTGCAAGGCGGGCGTCGTCGGATCGTTCCCGTCGCTGAATGCCCGTCCGGCAGCACAATTCCGGGAATGGCTGGTGCGGATCAACGAGGAACTGGCCAAGCACGACGCCGACAATCCGGAGCAGCCGGCCGCGCCGTACGCGGTCAACCTCATCGTGCACAAGAGCAATGACCGGCTCGAGGAAGACCTCGCGACCGTCGTCGAATTCCAGGTGCCGATCGTCATCACCTCACTCGGCGCACGGGCCGACGTGAACGAGGCCGTCCACTCCTACGGCGGCATCGTCCTGCACGACGTGATCAACAATGTGTTCGCGCGCAAGGCCGTCGAGCGCGGAGCCGACGGCCTCATCGCGGTCGCGGCGGGCGCGGGCGGGCATGCGGGCGCGCAGTCGCCGTTCGCACTGATCAACGAGATTCGCACCTGGTTCGACGGCCCGCTGCTGCTCTCCGGCTCGATCGGCCACGGCCGCTCCATCCTCGCCGCGCAGGCGGCCGGCGCGGACCTGGCCTACATCGGTTCGGCCTTCATCCCCACCGACGAGGCCAACGCGGTGCCCGGATACAAGCAGATGATCGTCGACTCCACCGCCGCCGACATCGTCTATTCCAGCCGCTTCACCGGCGTCCACGGCAACTACCTGCGCCCCAGCATCGCCGCCGCCGGGCTCGACCCCGACAACCTCGGCGACCGCGATCCGTCGATCATGGACTTCGGCACCGACGAATCCACCGGCACGGAAGCCAAGCCCTGGCGCGACATCTGGGGCTCGGGCCACGGCATCGGCACCATCGACGCGGTGGTCCCGGTCGCCGACGTCGTAGACCGCCTGGCAGCGGAATACGCCGCAGCCAAAGCCCGCCTCCAGCAACTCTGA
- a CDS encoding GMC oxidoreductase, with protein MRFDYDVLVIGSGFGGSVSALRLTEKGYRVGVLEAGRRFADDEFAKTSWRARQYLWAPAMGCFGIQRLTLLKDTFIMAGAGVGGGSLVYANTLYEPPDKFYADRQWGHITDWKAELAPHYDQAKRMLGVTVNPATTPTDRVLLEVAEEMGIADTYQRTPVGVFFGGPGRKPGEDVPDPFFGGVGPDRRTCTHCGECMTGCRHNAKNTLVKNYLYLAEKAGATVHPLTTVTDVRPLSGGGFAVETVRTGRWVRKQRHEFTAEQVIFAAASLGTQRLLHRLRDRGSLPNISDRLGALSRTNSEELLAVRSRAKGSDFTKGVAITSSIHPDPDTHIEPVRYGKGSNAMSPMTTLMVSGDGPRWRGWLRAMVRNRRDVLRVHTPARWSEQSVGLLVMQSVDNSITTYTKRTLFGRRMTTKQGEGQPNPDWIPAGHEVADRIAAKIDGIPTAATSSSLLNIPMTGHFIGGCAIGDSPETGVVDPYHRLYGHPGLHIIDGSTISANLGVNPSLTITAQAERAIALWPNRGEPDQRPEPGATYRRIAPIAPNNPVVPTTAPAALRLPIVSINEPRKEPADL; from the coding sequence ATGCGTTTCGACTACGACGTCCTCGTCATCGGCTCCGGCTTCGGCGGCAGCGTGAGCGCCCTGCGCTTGACCGAAAAGGGTTACCGGGTAGGCGTTCTGGAGGCGGGCCGCCGTTTCGCGGACGACGAGTTCGCGAAGACCTCCTGGCGCGCCCGGCAGTATCTGTGGGCACCGGCCATGGGCTGCTTCGGAATTCAGCGTCTGACCCTGTTGAAGGACACCTTCATCATGGCGGGCGCGGGCGTCGGCGGTGGTTCGCTGGTGTACGCCAACACGCTGTACGAGCCGCCGGACAAGTTCTACGCCGACCGCCAGTGGGGCCACATCACCGACTGGAAAGCCGAACTGGCACCGCATTACGACCAGGCCAAACGCATGCTGGGTGTGACGGTCAACCCCGCCACGACGCCCACCGACCGCGTGCTGCTCGAGGTCGCCGAGGAAATGGGAATCGCCGACACCTATCAGCGCACTCCGGTCGGCGTCTTCTTCGGCGGTCCCGGACGCAAGCCGGGCGAGGATGTGCCCGACCCGTTCTTCGGCGGCGTCGGCCCGGATCGGCGCACCTGCACCCACTGCGGTGAATGCATGACCGGCTGCCGCCACAATGCCAAGAACACCCTGGTGAAGAACTATCTGTATCTGGCCGAAAAGGCCGGTGCCACAGTGCATCCGCTGACCACCGTCACCGATGTGCGCCCGCTCTCCGGCGGCGGCTTCGCCGTGGAGACGGTGCGCACCGGCCGCTGGGTGCGCAAGCAGCGCCACGAATTCACCGCCGAGCAGGTGATTTTCGCGGCCGCGTCACTGGGGACGCAGCGCCTGCTGCACCGCCTGCGCGACAGGGGTTCGCTGCCCAATATCTCCGACCGCCTCGGCGCGCTCTCCCGCACCAATTCCGAAGAGCTGCTCGCGGTTCGCAGCCGCGCGAAGGGCAGCGACTTCACCAAGGGCGTGGCGATCACCTCCTCCATCCACCCCGACCCCGACACCCATATCGAGCCGGTTCGCTACGGCAAGGGCAGCAATGCCATGTCGCCCATGACCACCCTGATGGTCAGCGGCGACGGCCCCCGCTGGCGGGGCTGGCTGCGTGCGATGGTCCGCAACCGCCGTGACGTCCTGCGCGTCCACACCCCCGCCCGCTGGTCGGAGCAATCCGTCGGCCTGCTGGTCATGCAGTCGGTGGACAATTCCATCACCACCTACACCAAACGCACCCTCTTCGGCCGCCGCATGACCACCAAACAGGGTGAGGGCCAACCCAACCCGGATTGGATCCCAGCCGGCCACGAGGTAGCCGACCGCATAGCCGCCAAAATCGACGGCATCCCCACTGCCGCCACCAGCAGCAGCCTCCTCAACATCCCCATGACCGGTCACTTCATCGGCGGTTGCGCGATAGGCGACTCCCCCGAAACCGGCGTGGTCGACCCCTACCACCGCCTCTACGGCCACCCCGGCCTGCACATCATCGACGGCTCCACCATCTCCGCGAACCTCGGCGTGAACCCGTCCCTCACCATCACCGCCCAAGCCGAGCGCGCAATCGCCCTGTGGCCCAACAGGGGCGAGCCCGACCAGCGCCCGGAACCGGGTGCCACCTACCGGCGCATCGCACCGATCGCACCGAACAATCCGGTCGTACCCACGACCGCTCCGGCGGCCCTGCGTCTCCCGATCGTCAGTATCAACGAACCCCGAAAAGAGCCTGCGGACCTGTAG
- a CDS encoding flavin-containing monooxygenase, with protein sequence MGTRTSPAIVIIGTGFGGLGMAMELKRAGFENFTILERGDDVGGVWRENTYPGAACDVPSPLYSFSYEPNPDWSKRCAPQAEIHDYLRRLARKHGLLDRIRFGSEVTDAEYDDATGQWTVRTADNASLTADVVISAVGQLSRPAIPEIPGSDTFAGASFHSADWDHSVDLTGKRVAVIGTGASAIQFVPAIAPQVGEMTVFQRSATWILPKPDTDYGPRLRSLFRYVPPTQLVERVGWWAVCETTSLSIVDLPALRGIVEKICTAHLNKQVTDKSLRDKLIPDSPPGCKRALFSNDWYPTLTRSNVHVETGGIAEITPTGVRSADGVLHEADVIIYGTGFNGTEFLSPMSVTGGGGRKLHDEWSGGARAFKGITVAGFPNMFVLYGPNTNLGAGSIVHIIESQTRYIRQAVELLASRPGHVLEVRPEAEAAYDARIQERLGRSVWSFCTSWYRDAGGRITNNWPGTVTGYRLETRTLNPSDYRLTRVG encoded by the coding sequence ATGGGCACTCGGACGAGCCCCGCCATCGTGATCATCGGGACCGGGTTCGGCGGTCTGGGCATGGCCATGGAGTTGAAGCGGGCCGGCTTCGAGAACTTCACGATTCTCGAGCGCGGCGACGACGTGGGCGGGGTGTGGCGCGAGAACACCTACCCGGGCGCGGCCTGCGATGTGCCGTCGCCGCTGTACTCGTTCTCCTACGAGCCCAATCCGGACTGGTCCAAGCGCTGCGCGCCGCAGGCCGAGATCCACGACTACCTGCGCCGGCTCGCGCGCAAGCACGGACTGCTGGACCGGATCCGCTTCGGCAGCGAGGTTACCGACGCCGAATACGACGACGCCACCGGGCAGTGGACCGTGCGCACCGCCGACAATGCGAGTCTCACCGCGGACGTGGTGATCTCGGCGGTCGGGCAGCTGTCCCGCCCGGCGATCCCGGAAATTCCGGGCAGCGACACCTTCGCGGGCGCGAGCTTCCACTCCGCCGACTGGGACCACTCGGTGGACCTGACCGGCAAGCGCGTGGCCGTCATCGGAACCGGCGCCAGCGCAATCCAATTCGTACCAGCCATCGCGCCGCAGGTCGGGGAGATGACGGTCTTCCAGCGCTCGGCGACCTGGATCCTGCCCAAGCCGGACACCGACTACGGTCCGCGCCTGCGCAGCCTGTTCCGCTATGTGCCGCCCACCCAGCTGGTGGAGCGCGTCGGCTGGTGGGCGGTCTGTGAGACGACGTCGCTGAGCATTGTCGACCTCCCGGCCCTGCGCGGCATCGTGGAGAAGATCTGCACCGCACACCTGAACAAGCAGGTCACGGATAAGTCCCTGCGCGACAAGTTGATTCCCGACTCGCCGCCCGGCTGCAAACGGGCGCTGTTCTCCAATGACTGGTACCCGACGCTCACCCGGTCGAATGTGCACGTCGAAACCGGCGGCATCGCGGAGATCACGCCGACCGGAGTGCGCAGCGCCGACGGCGTGCTGCACGAGGCGGACGTGATCATCTACGGCACCGGTTTCAACGGCACCGAGTTCCTGTCGCCCATGTCGGTCACCGGCGGTGGCGGTCGCAAGCTGCACGACGAATGGTCCGGGGGCGCACGGGCGTTCAAGGGCATCACGGTCGCCGGCTTCCCGAATATGTTCGTGCTCTACGGCCCGAACACCAATCTGGGCGCGGGCTCCATCGTGCACATCATCGAATCCCAGACCCGCTATATCCGGCAGGCGGTCGAACTGCTGGCTTCGCGCCCCGGTCACGTGCTCGAGGTGCGGCCCGAGGCGGAAGCCGCCTACGACGCGAGAATCCAGGAGCGCCTGGGTCGTTCGGTGTGGAGTTTCTGCACCAGCTGGTACCGCGATGCCGGCGGGCGCATCACCAACAACTGGCCGGGGACGGTCACCGGCTACCGCTTGGAGACTCGCACCCTGAACCCGTCCGACTACCGCCTGACCCGCGTCGGCTGA
- a CDS encoding AraC family transcriptional regulator, translating into MSTVEEPEVRTWNFPRGTASVAVMAEFAADHGVTADRILAGTGLTPQQLIDPEAQIPADTELTVVRNLLRELPEVPALGVEVGSRYRISTFGIFGFACVTSPTLREAISLALRYYRLGFAFCRPIVETRPREVVTWIHHDTIPADVQQFLTERDIIAMHRVMSDLLGSRVDFTRAEFAYPATDQTDRLTSLFGVLPTFDRPHTVFGIDPDLLTQPLPQANQPTWAVCVAQCRDLLHRRRSRTGIAAEVRDRLLPGIGATGFATPLSFEAIARELNLSPRTLRRHLDAAGTSYRALLDEVRRTLAEEMLTATPLSVDDIAIRLGYAEATPFIHAFKRWTSTTPAAYRRTHRRD; encoded by the coding sequence ATGAGTACGGTCGAGGAGCCGGAAGTCCGGACCTGGAACTTCCCGCGCGGCACCGCCAGCGTGGCGGTCATGGCCGAGTTCGCCGCCGACCACGGCGTCACGGCCGACCGCATCCTCGCCGGAACCGGCCTCACTCCCCAGCAGCTGATCGATCCCGAAGCGCAGATCCCCGCCGACACCGAACTGACGGTGGTCCGCAACCTGCTCCGCGAACTACCCGAGGTGCCCGCACTGGGCGTCGAGGTGGGCAGCCGCTACCGCATCAGCACCTTCGGCATCTTCGGCTTCGCCTGCGTCACCAGTCCCACACTGCGCGAAGCGATCTCCCTCGCGCTGCGCTACTACCGCCTCGGATTCGCCTTCTGCAGACCGATAGTCGAGACCCGCCCCCGCGAAGTGGTCACCTGGATCCACCACGACACCATCCCCGCCGACGTCCAGCAGTTCCTCACCGAACGCGACATCATCGCCATGCACCGCGTGATGAGCGATCTTCTGGGCTCCCGAGTCGACTTCACCCGAGCCGAATTCGCCTACCCCGCAACAGATCAGACCGACCGCCTGACCTCCCTCTTCGGCGTCCTCCCCACCTTCGACCGGCCCCACACCGTCTTCGGCATCGATCCCGACCTCCTGACCCAACCCCTCCCCCAAGCCAACCAACCCACCTGGGCCGTGTGCGTAGCCCAATGCCGAGACCTGCTGCACCGCCGCAGATCCCGCACCGGCATAGCCGCCGAAGTCCGCGACCGCCTGCTACCCGGCATAGGAGCGACGGGTTTCGCCACCCCCCTCTCCTTCGAGGCCATAGCCCGCGAACTCAACCTCAGCCCCCGCACCCTCCGCCGCCACCTGGATGCCGCAGGCACCAGCTACCGAGCCCTCCTGGACGAAGTCCGCCGCACCCTGGCCGAGGAAATGCTCACCGCCACACCGCTTTCCGTGGACGACATCGCCATCCGCCTCGGCTACGCCGAAGCCACCCCCTTCATCCACGCCTTCAAACGCTGGACCTCCACCACCCCCGCCGCCTACCGGCGCACCCACCGGCGCGACTGA
- a CDS encoding NADPH-dependent FMN reductase, protein MSTSPHLLLISGSTRSGSTNTSALRTIAADAPKGIRTTLYEGILDIPPFIPGDEPAPGAVEALRKQIDDADAVLFCTPEYAGMIPGSLKNLLEWTVGTGNLSDKPVAWINVAFDGRGEAAVATLRTVLGYVGASIVESVSGRITVLQKGIGADGLVADPATRERLTAVAIALAERVRK, encoded by the coding sequence GTGAGCACTTCCCCGCACCTGCTGTTGATCTCCGGCAGCACCCGTTCCGGTTCCACCAACACCTCGGCGCTGCGCACCATCGCCGCCGACGCACCCAAGGGCATCCGGACCACGCTCTACGAGGGCATTCTCGACATCCCGCCGTTCATCCCCGGTGATGAGCCCGCGCCGGGTGCGGTCGAGGCGCTACGCAAGCAGATCGACGACGCCGACGCGGTGCTGTTCTGTACGCCCGAGTACGCGGGGATGATTCCGGGCAGCCTGAAGAATCTGCTCGAATGGACGGTGGGCACCGGGAACCTGAGCGACAAGCCGGTGGCCTGGATCAATGTGGCGTTCGACGGGCGCGGGGAGGCGGCGGTCGCCACCTTGCGGACGGTGCTGGGTTATGTCGGGGCCTCGATCGTGGAGTCCGTGTCCGGGCGAATCACTGTGCTGCAGAAGGGAATCGGGGCGGATGGGCTGGTCGCCGATCCGGCGACGCGGGAGCGGCTGACGGCTGTCGCCATCGCTCTTGCCGAACGGGTGAGAAAGTGA
- a CDS encoding lipase family protein: protein MMTAITNRFDEAAVGAVAPGRLLSAEPMTAYLLPGLRLPARAWRIRYTSTDAHGASIEVTGTVLVPREPYRGEGSRPLIGFAVGTQGLADKIAAASWQLRRGVEYESLFLRAALRRGWAVAITDYPGLGNPGTHPYVMGRALGPSVLDSMRAARRLPAAGLDPEGPLGIYGYSEGGCAAGWALQLQPTYAPDLELSGGVVGSPPADIVDMVDFLDDTPYAFLLFYGVIGLDAAYPELNVKQYLKPQGKALAALFRRTHVGAAALVGVPAGMIIPTTVTTYCHTLPFEVPEVRERLIENRLGGIAPATPVLVAGGTWEQIIPHAQSEQLAKDWQSLGVDVTWLSMPRRDHILGALSFAPPALRFLAARFEESRAIVLARGA, encoded by the coding sequence ATGATGACTGCGATCACCAACCGCTTCGACGAAGCGGCGGTCGGTGCGGTGGCTCCGGGGCGGCTGCTGTCGGCGGAGCCGATGACCGCATACCTGCTGCCCGGACTGCGACTCCCCGCCCGCGCCTGGCGGATCCGCTACACCTCCACCGACGCGCACGGCGCATCCATCGAGGTCACCGGCACCGTGCTGGTTCCCCGCGAACCGTATCGAGGCGAGGGCTCCCGCCCCCTCATCGGCTTCGCGGTGGGCACCCAGGGCCTGGCCGACAAGATCGCCGCCGCCTCCTGGCAGCTGCGCCGCGGTGTCGAATACGAATCCCTCTTCCTCCGTGCCGCATTGCGCCGCGGCTGGGCGGTCGCCATCACCGACTACCCCGGCCTCGGCAACCCCGGCACCCACCCGTACGTGATGGGCCGCGCCCTCGGCCCGTCGGTCCTCGACTCCATGCGCGCCGCCCGCCGCCTACCCGCCGCCGGCCTGGATCCCGAAGGGCCCCTGGGTATCTACGGCTACTCCGAGGGCGGCTGCGCCGCAGGCTGGGCTCTCCAACTCCAGCCCACCTACGCCCCCGACCTCGAACTCTCCGGCGGCGTAGTGGGTTCCCCGCCCGCCGACATCGTCGACATGGTCGACTTCCTCGACGACACCCCCTACGCCTTCCTCCTCTTCTACGGCGTCATCGGCCTGGACGCGGCGTATCCCGAACTGAACGTCAAGCAGTACCTCAAGCCCCAGGGCAAGGCCCTCGCCGCCCTGTTCCGCCGCACGCACGTCGGCGCGGCAGCCCTGGTCGGCGTCCCCGCGGGCATGATCATCCCCACCACGGTCACCACCTACTGCCACACCCTCCCCTTCGAAGTCCCCGAGGTCCGAGAGCGCCTGATCGAGAACAGGCTCGGCGGAATAGCCCCCGCCACACCGGTTCTCGTGGCGGGCGGCACCTGGGAACAGATCATCCCGCACGCCCAATCCGAACAACTCGCCAAAGACTGGCAGTCCCTCGGCGTAGACGTAACCTGGCTCTCCATGCCCCGCCGCGACCACATCCTCGGCGCCCTCTCCTTCGCCCCACCCGCCCTCCGCTTCCTGGCGGCTCGCTTCGAAGAATCCCGGGCCATCGTCCTCGCCCGAGGAGCCTGA